Genomic DNA from Paracoccus sp. MBLB3053:
ATGGGCGCTGGCAACTCGCCGGCGGCTGGATAGGCTTTTCGCACTGCGAGTTGCTGCGTCGAGGAGAGCCGCCCATTGTGGTGGATAAGATCCCGAGCGATCTGCTGGCCCGCCTGACCGCCCCGCGCTGCAAGGTGCTGGGGATGTCAATGGAGCGGCCTCGGATCATGGGAATCGTGAACGCGACGCCGGACAGCTTTTCGGACGGAGGAAGTTATCATCCTGTCGAGCAGGCCCGGAAACTGGTCGCGCAGGGTGCGGAAATCCTTGATATCGGCGGCGAATCGACCCGGCCCGGATCACGGGAGGTGCCATCGCAAGAAGAAATCGCCCGCATTGCGCCCGTGGTTTCGGCGGCCCGGCACCTCGCCCCGATCTCGGTCGATACGCGCAAGGCCCCCGTGGCGTTGGCGGCCATCCAGGCTGGCGCCGGGCTGGTCAACGACGTTTCGGGTCTTGATTTCGATCCGGACATGGCGGGGGTCGTCGCACGAGCGGGCGTGCCGGTCTGCATCATGCATGCACAGGGCGTTCCAGAGACGATGCAGGACGATCCGAGCTATGGTGATGTGCTGCTCGACGTCTACGACGCCCTGGCCGAGCGGGTTGCGCGGGCCGAACAGGCGGGAATCCCCCGGGACATGATCGTCGTCGATCCCGGCATTGGTTTTGGCAAGACCGAGGCGCATAATCTTGCCATCCTGCGGCGAATTTCGCTGTTTCATGGTTTGGGTTGCGTCGTGCTGCTGGGAGTTTCGCGCAAGCGGTTCATCGGCAGTATCGCCGGGGCGGAACGTGCGGCCGATCGGGTGGCCGGGACGTTGGCCGTGACGCTGGCCGGGGTCGCGCAGGGCATACAGATCCACCGCGTTCATGACGTGGAAGAAACAAGGCAGGGCTTCGCCCTTTGGCGGGCCGTGACCGGGGAGGGTGAATGAGCAGGAAACTTTTCGGAACGGATGGCGTCCGGGGGCGAGCGAACACGCATCCGATGACCGCCGAGATGGCGCTGCGCCTGGGCGCGGCCGCCGGACGGTATTTCCGCCGCAACGGGCAGGACAGGCACCGTGTGGTGATCGGCAAGGATACCCGCCTGTCGGGCTATATGCTGGAAAATGCGCTGACGGCGGGACTGACCTCGACGGGCATGAATGTCTTGCTGCTGGGGCCGGTCCCGACCCCTGCAGTGGGCTATCTCACGCGTTCGATGCGGGCCGATGTGGGCATCATGATTTCGGCCAGTCACAACCCGGCCGTCGATAACGGCATCAAGTTCTTCGGTCCCGACGGGTTCAAGTTGTCCGACGAAGCAGAGGCCGAGATCGAGGCGATCGTCGCGGGCGAAATCGTTCCCGCGCAGCCACAGAATATCGGACGCGCCAAGCGCATCGACGATGGCCGAGGCCGCTATGTCGAATATGCCAAGACCACTTTTCCGGTGGGTCACCGGCTTGATGGGCTCAAGGTCGTGGTCGATTGCGCAAATGGCGCTGCCTATCGCGCGGCCCCCGATGTCTTGTGGGAACTGGGGGCCGAGGTGATTGCCCTTGGGGTTTCACCCAATGGCAACAACATCAACGACGGCGTAGGCTCGACTCATCCCGAGGCCTGCGCGCGCGCGGTTCTGGAACATGGCGCGGATATGGGGATCAGCCTCGATGGTGACGCCGACCGGGTGATGATCGTCGATGAAAAGGGACAGGTTGCCGATGGTGACCAGATCATGGCGCTCTTGGCTGGCCGTTGGGCCGAGCAGGGGCGGCTGCGGGGCGGCGCCCTGGTCGCCACTGTCATGTCGAACCTTGGGCTGGAGCGTTTCCTTCAAGGACGCGGCTTGCGGCTCGAACGGACCGCCGTGGGCGATCGCTATGTCGTCGAGCGCATGCGCGGTGCGGGCTTCAACCTTGGCGGCGAACAGTCGGGCCATATCGTGATGACCGATTACGCGACGACGGGCGACGGGCTGATCGCGGGGCTGCAATTCCTTGCAGCGCTGTCGGACAGTGGTCGCAAGGCATCCGAACTTGTCGCGCAGTTCGAGCCCGTGCCCCAGTTGCTGAAGAACGTGCGCTATCAGGCGGGGGCCGATCCCTTGTCCACCGCAGAGGTCAAGGCCGAGATCGCCCGTGCCGAGGCGCGGTTGAACGGATCGGGACGGGTGCTCATACGCAAATCGGGAACCGAGCCGCTGATCCGCGTCATGGCCGAAGCCGAGGACGAAACGGTCCTGCGCGAAGTGGTCGAAGGGATTGTCGCGGCGGTGGAACGCGCGGCCTAAGCTGCCGTGGTCGGGTCATAGTCGTAGATCCAGGCAAAGCGCTCGATCAGGTGACCGGGCGCCAGCCGGGACAGGACACGCAATCCACCATGTGCCACAGCTCGTGCCGGGCCGCGAAGATGGTAATTCCGCGCATTGCCATTCGCGGCCTGCACGATGCGCCGGCAACGAGGACGACGCAGGTTCTCGAAATGTGCGAGGGCTGTGGTCAGATCGGGCTGGCTTTCAAGGCAGGCTGCCAGCACCCAGGCATCCTCGATTGCCATGACCGCACCCTGTGCCATGAAGGGCAAG
This window encodes:
- the glmM gene encoding phosphoglucosamine mutase, which translates into the protein MSRKLFGTDGVRGRANTHPMTAEMALRLGAAAGRYFRRNGQDRHRVVIGKDTRLSGYMLENALTAGLTSTGMNVLLLGPVPTPAVGYLTRSMRADVGIMISASHNPAVDNGIKFFGPDGFKLSDEAEAEIEAIVAGEIVPAQPQNIGRAKRIDDGRGRYVEYAKTTFPVGHRLDGLKVVVDCANGAAYRAAPDVLWELGAEVIALGVSPNGNNINDGVGSTHPEACARAVLEHGADMGISLDGDADRVMIVDEKGQVADGDQIMALLAGRWAEQGRLRGGALVATVMSNLGLERFLQGRGLRLERTAVGDRYVVERMRGAGFNLGGEQSGHIVMTDYATTGDGLIAGLQFLAALSDSGRKASELVAQFEPVPQLLKNVRYQAGADPLSTAEVKAEIARAEARLNGSGRVLIRKSGTEPLIRVMAEAEDETVLREVVEGIVAAVERAA
- the folP gene encoding dihydropteroate synthase — encoded protein: MSQAYYRPIPVEHGRWQLAGGWIGFSHCELLRRGEPPIVVDKIPSDLLARLTAPRCKVLGMSMERPRIMGIVNATPDSFSDGGSYHPVEQARKLVAQGAEILDIGGESTRPGSREVPSQEEIARIAPVVSAARHLAPISVDTRKAPVALAAIQAGAGLVNDVSGLDFDPDMAGVVARAGVPVCIMHAQGVPETMQDDPSYGDVLLDVYDALAERVARAEQAGIPRDMIVVDPGIGFGKTEAHNLAILRRISLFHGLGCVVLLGVSRKRFIGSIAGAERAADRVAGTLAVTLAGVAQGIQIHRVHDVEETRQGFALWRAVTGEGE